In Desertibacillus haloalkaliphilus, a single genomic region encodes these proteins:
- a CDS encoding acyl-CoA carboxylase subunit beta — protein MDIFDKIEIMEERREKVKLGGGDKRIDAQHERGKLTARERIDLLVDEDTFVEINPFIENRGLDFGAGEAPGEGVVTGYAKVNGRLIFLFAQDFTVFGGALGEMHAEKIVKIMDLAAENGAPIIGLNDSGGARIQEGVLSLDGYGKIFYRNSIYSGVIPQISVIMGPCAGGAVYSPAITDFVFMVEKTSQMFITGPKVIESVTGAKINGEDLGGARVHSTVSGNAHFTGSTEEEVLNEVRRLIEFLPPNNKEKTPVKAPQEARAIGERIDELIDIVPVDGTKVYDVRKVINRIVDDEDFMEVQPNFAKNIVVGFGRINGETVGIIANNPKMMAGGLDIDSSDKCSRFIRFCDCYNIPLITFEDVSGFIPGVQQEHGGIIRHGAKILYAYSEATVPKITVILRKAYGGAYVALNSKAIGADLVFAWPNAEIAVMGPGGAANIIFAKEIRESDDPEATRAAKIEEYREKFANPYVASANGIVDDVIDPRDTRKSLAMGLEMLRNKKKDLPYKKHGNIPL, from the coding sequence ATGGATATTTTCGATAAGATTGAAATTATGGAAGAACGCCGGGAAAAGGTAAAGCTCGGCGGTGGTGATAAACGGATCGATGCTCAACATGAGCGCGGGAAGTTAACAGCAAGAGAGCGTATCGATCTTCTTGTAGATGAAGATACATTTGTTGAAATAAACCCCTTCATTGAAAATCGTGGTCTAGACTTTGGCGCTGGTGAAGCGCCAGGGGAAGGGGTCGTCACTGGGTATGCAAAAGTCAATGGGCGACTAATCTTCTTATTTGCTCAAGACTTTACCGTTTTTGGCGGTGCACTTGGTGAAATGCATGCTGAGAAAATTGTTAAAATTATGGATCTCGCTGCTGAAAACGGCGCCCCAATCATCGGCTTGAATGATTCAGGCGGTGCACGTATTCAAGAAGGCGTACTCTCACTTGATGGATACGGAAAGATTTTCTATCGAAATTCGATTTATTCAGGTGTGATTCCACAAATTTCAGTAATTATGGGTCCATGTGCAGGTGGGGCTGTTTACTCGCCAGCGATTACAGATTTTGTATTTATGGTTGAGAAGACGAGCCAAATGTTTATTACTGGACCAAAAGTAATCGAGAGTGTAACCGGAGCAAAAATTAATGGTGAAGATCTTGGTGGTGCTCGTGTTCATTCTACGGTAAGTGGGAATGCCCATTTTACAGGTTCAACCGAAGAGGAGGTTCTAAACGAGGTTCGACGTCTCATTGAATTCCTGCCTCCAAATAACAAAGAAAAAACACCGGTGAAAGCACCACAAGAAGCGCGAGCGATCGGTGAGCGCATTGATGAGTTAATAGATATCGTTCCAGTTGATGGAACAAAAGTATACGACGTCCGTAAAGTGATTAACCGGATCGTTGATGATGAAGATTTCATGGAAGTTCAGCCGAACTTTGCCAAAAATATTGTCGTTGGGTTTGGACGTATCAACGGTGAGACTGTTGGGATCATTGCCAATAATCCAAAGATGATGGCTGGTGGCTTAGACATCGATTCATCTGACAAATGTTCTCGCTTTATCCGTTTCTGTGATTGCTACAACATCCCACTAATCACGTTTGAGGATGTTAGTGGGTTTATCCCAGGTGTTCAACAAGAGCACGGTGGAATTATCCGTCACGGTGCGAAGATTTTATATGCCTATTCAGAAGCAACGGTTCCGAAGATTACAGTCATCTTACGTAAAGCGTATGGCGGGGCCTACGTTGCTCTTAATAGTAAAGCGATCGGTGCTGACCTTGTCTTTGCATGGCCGAATGCAGAAATTGCTGTTATGGGACCAGGTGGAGCGGCAAATATTATTTTTGCAAAAGAAATTCGTGAAAGTGACGATCCGGAAGCGACGAGAGCAGCGAAGATCGAAGAATATCGTGAAAAGTTTGCTAACCCATACGTCGCATCGGCTAACGGAATTGTCGATGATGTGATTGATCCGCGTGATACGAGAAAGAGTTTAGCGATGGGGCTTGAAATGCTTCGTAATAAGAAAAAAGACTTACCATATAAGAAGCATGGAAACATTCCATTATAG
- the accB gene encoding acetyl-CoA carboxylase biotin carboxyl carrier protein, producing the protein MLKINEIKELIRAVDRSTVGELIIKGESKEQITIRKQGAVTVDQTAAPAPAPVQETQAPAPAPAAPVKEEAPKQEEQQEAKPAANLDDETLHKITSPMVGTFYSAPSPDADPYVKAGDKVSTDSVVCIVEAMKLMNELEAEVNGEIVEVLVENGQLVEYGQPLFLVKQS; encoded by the coding sequence ATGTTAAAAATCAATGAAATCAAAGAACTTATTCGTGCGGTGGATCGTTCAACGGTAGGAGAGTTAATTATTAAGGGAGAAAGCAAAGAGCAAATTACGATTCGTAAACAAGGCGCAGTAACGGTTGATCAAACAGCAGCGCCGGCGCCAGCTCCAGTCCAAGAAACGCAAGCACCGGCGCCAGCGCCAGCTGCACCAGTAAAGGAAGAAGCCCCAAAACAAGAGGAGCAACAAGAAGCGAAACCAGCAGCTAATCTTGACGATGAGACTCTTCACAAGATTACATCTCCAATGGTTGGAACGTTCTATTCTGCGCCATCTCCAGACGCTGATCCGTATGTAAAAGCGGGTGACAAAGTATCAACAGATTCTGTTGTTTGTATCGTTGAAGCAATGAAATTAATGAATGAGCTAGAAGCTGAAGTTAACGGTGAAATTGTTGAAGTCCTTGTTGAAAACGGACAGCTTGTTGAATATGGTCAGCCATTATTCCTCGTTAAACAATCGTAA
- a CDS encoding TetR/AcrR family transcriptional regulator translates to MAEKTTKERIMDAALHLFEEKGFHAVTVDKIVKESKTSKGGFYHNFKSKDELLYTIHDSFITYVLDKAHEAYENFDTPTERLYETVKSFVMMFDMYRAHVTVFYQESLYLSPDYFDEIKKKRDEYKEMMFKVVREGIDSGEFRQELPVPIMSMAIFGMINWTYKWYKSTGRYSIEEIAEIYADLVLHSTLTKEALEKEEYARFFLKTKQHTQQINQ, encoded by the coding sequence ATGGCCGAAAAAACAACAAAGGAGCGCATCATGGATGCAGCGCTGCATCTCTTTGAGGAGAAGGGATTTCATGCAGTGACGGTAGATAAGATTGTAAAGGAAAGCAAGACCTCAAAAGGTGGCTTTTACCACAATTTCAAGTCGAAAGATGAGCTTCTCTATACGATTCATGATTCATTTATCACCTATGTCCTCGATAAAGCACATGAGGCATATGAAAATTTTGATACACCGACGGAACGGTTATATGAAACGGTCAAGTCTTTTGTTATGATGTTTGATATGTACCGTGCACATGTGACAGTTTTTTATCAAGAAAGTCTATACCTATCGCCAGATTATTTTGATGAAATCAAAAAGAAGCGTGACGAGTATAAAGAAATGATGTTTAAGGTCGTTCGCGAGGGAATTGATAGTGGAGAATTTCGTCAAGAGCTCCCAGTCCCTATCATGTCTATGGCGATTTTTGGTATGATAAACTGGACGTATAAATGGTATAAATCAACGGGTCGCTACTCGATTGAAGAGATCGCAGAAATTTATGCCGACCTCGTCTTACATTCAACGTTAACGAAAGAGGCGTTGGAAAAGGAAGAATATGCTCGCTTTTTCTTGAAGACAAAGCAGCACACACAACAAATAAACCAATGA
- the accC gene encoding acetyl-CoA carboxylase biotin carboxylase subunit has protein sequence MFKKVLIANRGEIAVRVIRACKEMGVATVAVYSEADKEALHVRLADEAYCIGPHLSTHSYLNMNNILSVAMNADVDAIHPGYGFLAENADFAEKCAENDITFIGPSPDAINRMGAKAVARDTMAAANVPIVPGTDGIIEDIDEAMKTAREIGYPVMVKATAGGGGKGMRVAKTEEDLKNAISMAQQEAETAFGNAGVYLEKFVEEPRHVEIQIIADQYGNVAHLGERDCSIQRRHQKLIEEAPSPALDEDLRQQMGDASVKAALAVNYCGAGTVEFLLDKHKNFYFMEMNTRIQVEHPVSELVTGIDLIKEQIAVAAGEKLSFSQEEVTINGWSIECRINAENPDKNFMPSPGKIDMYLPPGGLGVRVDSAVYPGYTITPFYDSMVAKLIVHGKDRQEAIDRMKRALSEFVVEGVDTTIPFHLRLLEHKDFVAGDFNTKFLEDNKV, from the coding sequence ATGTTTAAAAAAGTACTCATTGCCAATCGTGGTGAAATAGCAGTTCGAGTCATCCGTGCATGTAAAGAAATGGGTGTAGCTACAGTAGCTGTCTATTCAGAAGCAGATAAAGAAGCGTTACATGTTCGACTTGCCGATGAAGCCTATTGCATAGGACCTCATTTATCAACACATAGTTACTTGAATATGAACAACATTTTAAGTGTAGCGATGAATGCCGATGTTGATGCAATCCATCCTGGTTATGGATTTTTAGCAGAAAATGCTGATTTTGCAGAGAAATGTGCTGAGAATGATATTACCTTCATTGGACCATCGCCTGATGCGATTAATCGCATGGGAGCAAAAGCAGTTGCCCGTGATACGATGGCAGCAGCAAATGTACCGATTGTACCAGGTACAGATGGAATCATTGAAGACATTGATGAAGCGATGAAAACAGCAAGAGAAATTGGCTACCCAGTTATGGTAAAAGCAACGGCTGGCGGTGGTGGTAAAGGGATGCGCGTCGCTAAAACTGAAGAAGATTTAAAAAATGCGATTTCCATGGCTCAGCAAGAAGCTGAAACCGCTTTCGGTAATGCTGGTGTTTATTTAGAAAAGTTTGTTGAGGAGCCAAGACACGTTGAAATCCAGATTATCGCTGATCAATACGGTAATGTTGCTCACCTCGGTGAACGTGATTGCTCGATCCAACGTCGTCACCAAAAGCTGATCGAAGAAGCTCCTTCACCTGCGTTAGATGAAGACTTACGTCAACAAATGGGCGATGCATCTGTCAAAGCAGCGTTAGCTGTTAATTATTGTGGTGCAGGTACGGTTGAATTCTTATTAGATAAACATAAAAATTTCTATTTCATGGAAATGAATACACGCATTCAAGTGGAGCATCCAGTTTCTGAATTAGTTACAGGAATTGATCTTATTAAAGAACAAATCGCAGTTGCAGCTGGTGAAAAGCTGTCATTCTCGCAAGAAGAGGTTACCATCAATGGTTGGTCGATTGAATGCCGTATTAATGCTGAAAATCCAGATAAGAACTTCATGCCGTCACCAGGGAAAATTGACATGTATTTACCACCAGGTGGGCTAGGTGTTCGAGTCGATAGTGCCGTTTATCCTGGGTACACAATTACACCGTTTTATGATTCAATGGTCGCAAAGCTAATCGTTCATGGGAAGGATCGTCAAGAAGCGATCGACCGTATGAAACGAGCGTTAAGTGAATTCGTCGTTGAAGGTGTAGATACGACAATCCCGTTCCATTTACGCTTGTTAGAGCATAAAGATTTTGTCGCTGGTGACTTTAATACGAAGTTTTTAGAAGATAACAAGGTTTAA